A single window of Mycobacteriales bacterium DNA harbors:
- a CDS encoding cellulase family glycosylhydrolase, producing the protein MFVALLGAISGILPGAAGSPATHGRSNTSAIAVRVRGNELVDSAGRPVRLLGVDATGTEDACVLNSRTVSWGRDNSAEAGHIASWGANAVRVPLNEDCWLGINRAPDDYTAAYYRASVKRWVHNLNAAGLLAILDLHWSAPGRFRATQQWPMPDFGHSIRFWTSVATMFASTPGVLFDLFNEPYVGKSRPTTRDWQCWRDGCTKRFDVCTTTPGIPKCRAVRYRAAGMQQLLLAVRAVGARQPVLVGGLNWAQDPCGIKDNDGNGGRCMWLRYAPTDPLSQLAVSLHTYNWGACTTPSCWRASVLPAARRVPVVTSEFGERNCGSTFDAKFMTWADAHEISYLAWSWQPLSRSARCSDNNLALLSNWDGSPNRTPSAGAAIRRHLLELARHARH; encoded by the coding sequence ATGTTCGTAGCGCTTTTGGGCGCTATTTCTGGGATTCTTCCTGGCGCTGCGGGCTCGCCTGCCACACATGGGCGATCGAACACCAGCGCGATTGCCGTGCGCGTGCGCGGAAATGAGCTCGTGGATTCAGCTGGGCGTCCCGTTCGACTCCTGGGCGTTGATGCGACGGGCACCGAAGATGCGTGTGTGCTGAATAGCCGTACTGTGTCGTGGGGGCGCGACAACAGCGCGGAGGCAGGCCATATCGCTTCTTGGGGAGCGAACGCAGTCCGCGTGCCGCTCAACGAGGACTGCTGGCTCGGGATCAACCGCGCCCCCGACGACTACACGGCCGCCTACTACAGAGCATCGGTGAAGCGTTGGGTACACAACCTCAATGCTGCCGGCCTCCTCGCGATTCTCGATCTTCATTGGTCGGCGCCGGGCAGGTTCAGGGCCACCCAGCAGTGGCCCATGCCAGATTTCGGCCACTCGATTCGCTTTTGGACGAGCGTGGCGACCATGTTCGCCTCAACCCCCGGAGTGCTGTTCGATCTCTTCAACGAACCCTATGTAGGCAAGAGCCGGCCCACAACTCGCGACTGGCAGTGTTGGAGGGACGGCTGCACGAAACGCTTCGACGTGTGCACGACAACCCCCGGAATCCCGAAGTGCAGGGCGGTTCGGTACCGGGCGGCCGGAATGCAGCAGCTCCTACTGGCGGTGCGAGCCGTTGGCGCGCGGCAGCCTGTGCTCGTGGGCGGTTTGAACTGGGCCCAGGATCCGTGCGGTATCAAAGACAACGATGGCAATGGCGGGCGCTGTATGTGGCTTCGATACGCGCCGACCGATCCGCTCAGCCAGCTTGCTGTCAGTCTGCACACCTACAACTGGGGGGCGTGCACGACACCATCATGTTGGAGGGCGAGCGTGCTGCCAGCGGCCCGGCGAGTGCCAGTCGTCACGAGCGAGTTCGGCGAGCGAAACTGCGGTAGCACTTTTGATGCCAAGTTCATGACATGGGCCGATGCGCATGAGATCTCCTACCTTGCATGGTCCTGGCAGCCACTCTCGCGATCGGCGCGTTGCAGCGACAACAATCTCGCCTTGCTCTCGAATTGGGACGGATCGCCCAACAGGACGCCGTCCGCGGGGGCTGCTATTCGGCGGCATCTTCTGGAACTAGCTCGACATGCCAGGCACTAG
- a CDS encoding sulfotransferase family 2 domain-containing protein: protein MVERARPEDIMIVSHENRFIFVHVPKTAGDAIVRAIAPFVGVKDVLVENDFQGWRRMLITSGDRQLYQLGKHATASEIKAAMTAARWSTYAKVGFVRHPYSRAYSVYSYIARMSRERQHPGIRAVWYWSPIGRRGGDPRLWPAMRAYQQAQAFSDFIRHPLALEDMAMWPQAKYLADESGRLEVDYVGRFEQLNTDVEALLKTLHITGATLAMRNASKGSTDSPEIALSDRVYLAKVYECDFELFGYALNGA, encoded by the coding sequence ATGGTCGAGCGGGCTCGCCCGGAGGACATCATGATCGTTTCACACGAAAACCGCTTCATCTTTGTGCACGTGCCGAAAACGGCCGGCGACGCGATCGTGCGCGCGATCGCGCCCTTCGTCGGAGTGAAGGACGTGTTGGTAGAGAACGACTTCCAGGGATGGCGGCGCATGCTCATAACGTCTGGCGACAGACAACTCTACCAACTGGGCAAGCACGCTACGGCGTCTGAGATCAAAGCCGCCATGACCGCAGCTCGCTGGTCTACATATGCCAAGGTTGGATTCGTTCGACACCCCTACAGTCGTGCGTATTCGGTCTACTCATATATCGCACGCATGTCGAGGGAGCGCCAACACCCTGGGATACGAGCCGTCTGGTACTGGAGCCCGATTGGGCGTCGAGGCGGCGATCCCAGACTTTGGCCCGCCATGCGCGCCTACCAGCAGGCCCAAGCGTTCTCTGACTTCATCCGTCATCCCCTCGCCCTTGAAGACATGGCGATGTGGCCTCAGGCCAAGTATCTCGCTGATGAGTCAGGCCGTCTCGAAGTCGACTACGTCGGTCGCTTCGAGCAACTGAACACCGATGTAGAGGCACTGCTCAAGACCCTCCACATCACTGGCGCTACGCTCGCAATGCGAAACGCCTCCAAAGGGTCGACCGACTCGCCAGAGATCGCGCTGAGTGATCGTGTGTATCTTGCGAAGGTCTACGAATGCGACTTCGAGTTGTTCGGGTACGCACTGAACGGCGCGTAG
- a CDS encoding polysaccharide biosynthesis C-terminal domain-containing protein, translating to MMVNEVPSSAADVEISETVSALFGRGSLYVAVWAFQPAAAVLSTPVVTRLLGARSFGTAAASIVLMPVLAAVVTFGLDFATQRFYVEDGGPDAARELLAVALLLVTSAALILIATASAWSGLLGFSAGMLRLTIAWAGLAAFNRVQLALLRAQDRLGPFAATSCIQALGTQLCGVAMVLAQGATARSYVLGLAIGQAAAVCVGLAFVTPRLRGVRRLRRSTAALRYGVPLVPHTLAAFLLNASGRLIIFNDLGQSAMARYQVTYNAACMLVMLLGAVDLSWEPRLFAIRDDQVRWRVLAHLRDGVFRLLLPLCLAMTLAAPVVLRFYVPVSYRAYKLTDVVAIIALAAVPFAGYCANMRVLLWFKQTSALAAASASAALACLLLNLVLVPSIGITGSALATLVAYGVLWWGSARVARKRTQLPGPDSATAITILFTALGAAGAVAVPTFGLWLALRAALGAGFGVWGAVRLLRLRRGGVLSAESATPTENTRMPGDEAPIRWSSGLARRTS from the coding sequence ATGATGGTCAACGAAGTACCGTCTAGCGCAGCAGACGTCGAGATCAGCGAAACAGTTAGTGCACTGTTCGGCCGCGGGTCTCTCTATGTTGCTGTCTGGGCGTTTCAGCCGGCTGCGGCTGTCTTGAGCACGCCTGTCGTTACTCGACTTCTGGGCGCACGGAGTTTCGGAACGGCGGCGGCCTCGATCGTGCTGATGCCGGTCCTGGCAGCGGTTGTCACATTCGGGTTGGACTTCGCGACTCAACGTTTCTACGTTGAGGATGGAGGCCCGGACGCGGCGCGCGAACTCCTTGCGGTCGCCTTATTGCTCGTGACTTCCGCCGCGTTGATATTGATTGCTACGGCCAGCGCGTGGTCAGGTCTCCTTGGCTTCAGCGCGGGAATGCTGAGGCTGACCATAGCTTGGGCGGGCCTAGCGGCATTCAACCGCGTGCAATTGGCACTCCTACGGGCGCAGGACAGGCTCGGTCCCTTCGCAGCAACCAGCTGCATCCAGGCTCTCGGTACGCAACTGTGCGGTGTTGCGATGGTCCTCGCCCAAGGGGCCACGGCGCGTTCGTACGTATTAGGCCTCGCGATCGGGCAAGCAGCAGCTGTCTGCGTGGGACTAGCGTTCGTCACCCCTCGACTGCGCGGAGTTCGACGCCTGCGCAGGTCGACCGCAGCCCTTCGGTACGGGGTGCCCCTCGTTCCGCACACGCTCGCCGCATTCTTATTGAACGCGAGCGGGCGGCTCATAATCTTCAACGACCTAGGGCAGAGCGCCATGGCCCGTTACCAGGTTACGTACAACGCCGCCTGCATGTTGGTTATGTTGCTTGGCGCAGTGGACCTCTCATGGGAGCCGCGACTGTTCGCGATCCGCGACGACCAGGTCCGCTGGCGCGTTCTAGCGCATCTGCGAGATGGGGTCTTCCGTCTACTTCTCCCGTTGTGCCTCGCGATGACGCTTGCAGCTCCGGTGGTTCTTCGCTTCTACGTTCCCGTCAGCTATCGCGCGTACAAGCTGACCGACGTTGTGGCGATCATCGCGCTTGCGGCAGTTCCGTTCGCCGGATACTGCGCGAACATGCGAGTTCTCTTGTGGTTCAAGCAAACGTCAGCCCTAGCGGCCGCCTCCGCATCGGCCGCGCTGGCGTGTCTCCTTCTGAACCTCGTACTGGTGCCATCAATCGGCATCACGGGTTCCGCCCTGGCGACGCTGGTGGCTTACGGAGTGTTGTGGTGGGGCTCCGCCCGCGTGGCGCGCAAGCGGACACAACTGCCGGGCCCCGACAGCGCAACGGCAATCACGATTCTGTTCACGGCGTTAGGTGCTGCCGGCGCAGTAGCCGTGCCCACATTCGGACTGTGGCTCGCGCTGAGAGCAGCCCTTGGCGCAGGCTTCGGCGTCTGGGGGGCGGTGCGGCTCTTGCGCCTTCGGCGAGGCGGTGTTCTGTCCGCCGAGTCAGCGACGCCAACCGAGAACACGAGAATGCCGGGTGACGAGGCACCCATCCGATGGTCGAGCGGGCTCGCCCGGAGGACATCATGA